A single window of Bradyrhizobium daqingense DNA harbors:
- a CDS encoding class I SAM-dependent methyltransferase, whose protein sequence is MERPAGHAENADQIAYWNGPSGQRWADRHAAQENLLGPIADVLIDRAGPKPGERVLDVGCGSGATTFAFARAVAPDGFALGLDVSEPMLSQARALAPKGLPLDFVLADATVHRFEPASFDLLASRFGVMFFADPIASFTNLRRALKPAGRLAFVCWREPKENPWAMTPLMAVYKHVPKMPPVGPEEPGPFAFASEERVTRILKGAGFADVAMEPHNLAMDIAIGGGLEAAVDGSLQIGPASRALQGHPPETYEAAKASIREALAPFLKGQSVALQGAIWIVTAKVG, encoded by the coding sequence ATGGAACGACCCGCCGGGCACGCTGAGAACGCCGATCAGATAGCCTATTGGAATGGACCGAGCGGGCAGCGCTGGGCCGATCGACACGCGGCGCAGGAGAACCTGCTCGGACCCATTGCTGACGTGCTGATCGACCGCGCCGGGCCAAAGCCGGGCGAGCGCGTTCTCGATGTCGGCTGCGGCTCCGGCGCGACGACGTTCGCGTTCGCGAGGGCGGTGGCGCCCGATGGCTTTGCGCTCGGGCTCGACGTCTCCGAGCCCATGCTATCGCAGGCGCGCGCGCTGGCGCCGAAGGGCCTGCCGCTCGATTTCGTGCTGGCGGATGCGACGGTGCATCGGTTCGAGCCGGCAAGCTTTGATCTGCTCGCCTCGCGCTTCGGCGTGATGTTCTTCGCCGACCCGATCGCATCCTTCACCAATCTTCGCCGCGCGCTGAAGCCCGCCGGGCGGCTTGCCTTTGTTTGCTGGCGCGAGCCGAAGGAAAATCCGTGGGCGATGACGCCGCTGATGGCGGTCTACAAGCACGTCCCCAAGATGCCGCCGGTGGGGCCCGAGGAGCCGGGCCCGTTCGCCTTTGCCTCGGAAGAGCGCGTGACGCGCATCTTGAAAGGCGCAGGATTCGCGGACGTCGCGATGGAGCCGCACAATCTGGCGATGGACATTGCTATCGGCGGCGGGCTCGAGGCCGCCGTCGACGGCTCGCTCCAGATCGGTCCCGCCAGCCGCGCACTCCAGGGCCATCCGCCCGAGACATATGAAGCTGCCAAGGCTTCGATCCGCGAGGCGCTCGCGCCGTTCCTGAAAGGACAGAGCGTGGCGCTGCAGGGCGCGATCTGGATCGTGACGGCGAAAGTGGGATAG
- a CDS encoding cation diffusion facilitator family transporter, with translation MAGHDHHGHHHHDHGHSHDHGHAHSHAHGHGHIHAPAGFGKAFAIGISLNIALVVAEAIYGYIGNSTALLADAGHNLSDVLGLVVAWGASIAAKRAPSGRFTYGLRASTILAALANAVFLLVATGAIGWEAILRLQQPEPVAGITVMVVAGIGILINGFTAMLFASGRKDDINIEGAYLHMAADAAVSLGVVVSAALIIWTGWLWLDPLTSLVIWATILWSTTSLLRGSIDMSLAAAPKGTDLAAIRAFLLERPGVSAIHDLHVWPISTTETALTCHLVMPAGTGDAFLMETAQLLKTSFRIGHTTLQVETHPDNGCALAPDDVV, from the coding sequence GTGGCCGGTCACGACCATCACGGACACCATCACCACGATCATGGCCATTCGCATGATCATGGTCATGCGCATAGCCATGCTCACGGGCACGGGCACATACATGCGCCCGCGGGCTTCGGCAAGGCGTTCGCGATCGGCATTTCGCTCAACATCGCGCTGGTCGTGGCCGAGGCCATTTACGGCTATATCGGCAACTCCACCGCCCTGCTCGCCGACGCCGGTCATAATCTGTCCGACGTGCTCGGCCTCGTGGTGGCCTGGGGCGCCTCGATCGCGGCGAAGCGCGCGCCGAGCGGCCGCTTCACCTACGGCCTGCGCGCCTCCACCATCCTGGCAGCGCTGGCCAATGCGGTCTTCCTGCTGGTGGCGACCGGCGCGATCGGCTGGGAGGCGATCCTGCGCCTGCAACAGCCCGAGCCGGTCGCAGGCATCACGGTCATGGTGGTCGCGGGCATCGGCATCCTCATCAACGGCTTCACCGCCATGCTGTTCGCTAGCGGACGCAAGGACGACATCAACATCGAGGGCGCCTATCTGCACATGGCCGCCGACGCCGCGGTCTCGCTCGGCGTCGTGGTCTCGGCGGCGCTGATCATCTGGACCGGCTGGCTCTGGCTCGATCCCTTAACCAGCCTCGTCATCTGGGCCACTATCCTCTGGAGCACGACCAGCCTCCTGCGCGGCTCCATCGACATGTCGCTGGCCGCCGCGCCCAAGGGCACCGACCTCGCCGCGATCAGGGCGTTCCTGCTGGAACGCCCCGGCGTGTCGGCGATCCACGATCTCCACGTCTGGCCGATCTCGACCACAGAGACGGCGCTGACCTGTCATCTCGTGATGCCCGCGGGCACCGGCGATGCGTTCCTGATGGAGACGGCGCAACTGCTCAAGACGTCATTCCGCATCGGCCACACCACGCTTCAGGTCGAGACGCATCCCGACAATGGCTGCGCGCTGGCGCCCGATGATGTGGTGTGA
- a CDS encoding outer membrane protein yields MPIGISEDSKKYVHTVRSELVYRFNSSGSAADVTSPAYLKAPPAPTPLTNWTSCHVGGGGGYGLWNQDNTTYIDVPTRTRFSETATTGGRGFFGTVQGGCDYQFAAAGAAFVVGAFADYDIGSLKGQLSPPRFGIIGEEKMSSAWAGGGRLGWLATPSLLTYFSVGYTEANFDRTDFTLNAAPLGRPSGVFMDKRTYRGWFIGAGEEHALKIVPGLFWKTEYRFSEFDTGTNAIRDTATGLSVGASMDSEKWVHAVRSQLVYRFNWGGGPVVAKY; encoded by the coding sequence TTGCCGATCGGCATTTCCGAGGATTCGAAGAAGTACGTCCACACTGTCCGCAGCGAGTTGGTCTACCGCTTCAATTCGAGCGGATCCGCCGCCGATGTGACGTCCCCTGCCTATCTGAAGGCGCCTCCGGCCCCCACGCCGCTCACGAATTGGACCAGCTGCCACGTCGGCGGCGGTGGAGGCTATGGGCTCTGGAATCAGGACAACACGACCTACATCGATGTCCCCACCAGGACCCGCTTCAGCGAAACGGCAACGACCGGAGGCCGCGGCTTCTTCGGCACCGTGCAGGGCGGCTGCGACTACCAGTTTGCGGCAGCCGGTGCGGCGTTCGTCGTCGGCGCATTCGCCGACTACGATATCGGCAGCCTGAAGGGCCAGCTCAGCCCGCCTCGCTTCGGGATCATCGGCGAAGAGAAGATGAGCTCGGCCTGGGCGGGCGGCGGCCGGCTCGGCTGGCTGGCCACCCCGAGCCTCCTGACCTATTTCTCAGTCGGCTATACCGAAGCCAACTTTGACCGTACCGATTTCACCCTCAACGCAGCGCCGCTCGGAAGACCAAGCGGCGTGTTCATGGACAAGCGTACCTACAGGGGCTGGTTCATCGGCGCTGGCGAAGAACACGCGCTGAAGATCGTGCCGGGCTTGTTCTGGAAGACTGAATATCGGTTTTCTGAATTCGACACCGGGACGAACGCCATCCGCGACACGGCAACGGGTCTGTCGGTCGGAGCCTCGATGGATTCCGAGAAATGGGTTCATGCCGTTCGCAGCCAGCTGGTCTATCGCTTCAATTGGGGCGGAGGCCCCGTCGTGGCGAAGTATTGA
- a CDS encoding efflux RND transporter permease subunit, with protein sequence MIERLIAVSLHQRWLVLVLALGALAFGAWNFQRLPIDAVPDITNVQVQINTRAPGYSPLETEQRITFPVETAMGGLPKLDYTRSLSRYGLSQVTVVFKDGTDIYFARQLVGERIQQVKDQLPAGVEVAMGPVSTGLGEIFMYTVEAKAGAKTQGGHDYSLTDLRTVQDWIIRPQLRNVPGVIEVNTIGGFERQFHVLPDPGKLMAYRLGFRDVMTALAANNANVGAGYIERNGEQYLVRSPGQVGNISEIQDVVIGSRGGNPVRIRDVATVTEGRDLRTGAATWNGEETVLGTAMLLIGENSRSVARRVAARLEDIAKSLPEGVVTRTVYDRTDLVEATIRTVRNNLLEGAALVVAVLFLILGNIRAALVTACVIPLSMAMTITGMVETKVSANLMSLGAIDFGIIVDGAVIIVENCLRMLAAAQREKGRLLTTSERLGAILRGSSDVIKPSLFGTLIIAVVYLPVLTLTGVEGKMFTPMALTVLMALGAAVLFSITFVPAAVAIFVTGKVSEHENLFMRAAKRAYLPLLRFAIDNRAAVAVMAVVIVVASGITAARMGGEFIPSLDEGDVALASIRIPGTSLTQSLDLQKALEKRIMQIPEVKEFFTRIGTAEIATDPMSPAQTDGYIMLKPRSEWPDPDKAKSEVIETIELAADEIPGSAYEISQPIQFRVNELISGVRTDVGVKIFGDDLDILQGAAKQVEAAIRGIRGASDVKIEQVAGLPILTVRLDRQALARYGLSVAEVQGIVEIAVGGKSAGKLFEGDRRFEIVVRLPEHLRGNLEAIRAIPIPLPPGEDAGSGTAVRTALTASPLTQMRYVPLSSVATVDATPGPNQISRENGKRRIVVTANVRARDLGSFVAEAETAVAEKVKLPPGYWIGWGGQFEQLVSATKRLTIVVPVALLLVFLLLFMGMGSAADAALVFSGVPLALTGGVAALLLRDIPLSISAGVGFIALSGVAVLNGLVIIAFIERLRSEGYSVVDAVREGALTRLRPVLMTALVASLGFVPMALATGAGAEVQRPLATVVIGGIISSTMLTLLVLPALYVLFRRDVASETPTMAPDLAASGER encoded by the coding sequence ATGATTGAGCGTCTCATCGCCGTCTCGCTGCATCAGCGCTGGCTGGTTCTTGTGCTCGCGCTCGGCGCCCTCGCCTTCGGCGCCTGGAATTTCCAGCGCCTTCCGATCGACGCCGTCCCCGACATCACCAACGTCCAGGTTCAGATCAATACCCGCGCGCCCGGCTATTCGCCGCTGGAGACCGAGCAGCGCATCACCTTCCCGGTCGAGACCGCGATGGGCGGCCTGCCGAAGCTCGACTACACCCGCTCGCTGTCGCGCTACGGCCTCAGCCAGGTGACGGTCGTGTTCAAGGATGGCACCGACATCTACTTCGCCCGACAGCTCGTCGGCGAACGCATCCAGCAGGTGAAGGATCAGCTGCCGGCCGGTGTCGAGGTCGCGATGGGCCCGGTCTCGACCGGGCTCGGCGAAATCTTCATGTACACCGTCGAGGCCAAGGCGGGCGCCAAGACGCAAGGCGGCCACGACTATTCGCTGACCGATCTGCGCACCGTGCAGGACTGGATCATCCGGCCGCAGCTGCGCAACGTGCCGGGGGTGATCGAGGTCAACACCATCGGCGGCTTCGAGCGGCAATTCCACGTGCTGCCCGACCCCGGCAAGCTGATGGCCTACCGGCTCGGCTTCCGCGATGTCATGACGGCGCTCGCCGCCAACAACGCGAATGTCGGGGCCGGCTATATCGAGCGCAACGGCGAGCAATATCTCGTTCGCTCCCCCGGCCAGGTCGGCAATATCAGCGAGATCCAGGACGTCGTGATCGGCTCGCGCGGCGGCAATCCCGTCAGGATCAGGGACGTCGCCACCGTGACGGAAGGCCGCGATCTGCGCACGGGCGCGGCGACGTGGAACGGCGAGGAGACCGTGCTCGGCACCGCCATGCTGCTGATCGGCGAGAACAGCCGGAGCGTCGCCCGCCGCGTCGCGGCCCGTCTCGAGGACATCGCCAAATCGCTACCCGAGGGCGTGGTGACTCGGACCGTCTACGACCGCACCGATCTGGTCGAAGCCACTATCCGCACGGTCCGGAACAATTTGCTGGAAGGCGCCGCGCTGGTCGTGGCCGTGCTGTTCCTGATCCTCGGAAACATCCGCGCTGCGCTGGTGACGGCCTGCGTCATCCCCCTGTCCATGGCCATGACCATCACCGGCATGGTCGAGACCAAGGTCAGTGCCAACCTGATGAGTCTCGGCGCGATCGACTTCGGCATCATCGTCGACGGCGCCGTGATCATCGTCGAGAACTGCCTGCGCATGCTGGCCGCTGCCCAGCGCGAGAAAGGCCGGCTGCTGACGACCTCCGAACGGCTGGGCGCGATCCTGCGCGGGTCGAGCGACGTCATCAAGCCGAGCCTGTTCGGAACGCTCATCATCGCGGTCGTCTACCTGCCCGTGCTGACGTTGACCGGTGTCGAAGGCAAGATGTTCACGCCGATGGCGTTGACCGTGCTGATGGCGCTCGGCGCGGCCGTGCTGTTCTCCATCACCTTCGTGCCGGCGGCCGTCGCCATTTTCGTCACCGGCAAGGTGTCCGAGCACGAGAACCTGTTTATGCGGGCGGCGAAGCGCGCTTATCTTCCCCTGCTCCGCTTTGCCATCGACAACCGGGCCGCGGTCGCCGTCATGGCCGTCGTCATCGTGGTCGCGAGCGGCATCACTGCGGCGCGCATGGGCGGCGAGTTCATTCCGAGCCTGGACGAAGGCGATGTCGCGCTGGCCTCGATCCGTATTCCCGGCACCAGCCTCACTCAATCGCTGGACCTGCAAAAGGCGTTGGAAAAGCGCATCATGCAGATTCCCGAAGTGAAGGAGTTCTTCACCCGCATCGGCACTGCGGAGATCGCGACTGACCCGATGTCGCCGGCACAGACCGACGGCTACATCATGCTGAAGCCGCGCAGCGAATGGCCCGATCCGGACAAGGCCAAATCCGAGGTGATCGAGACCATCGAGCTTGCCGCCGACGAGATTCCCGGCAGCGCCTATGAAATCTCCCAGCCGATCCAGTTCCGGGTCAACGAGCTGATCTCGGGCGTGCGCACCGACGTCGGCGTCAAGATCTTCGGCGACGATCTCGACATCCTGCAAGGCGCCGCCAAACAGGTGGAGGCCGCAATCCGCGGCATCCGCGGCGCCAGCGACGTCAAGATCGAGCAGGTCGCGGGCCTCCCGATCCTCACGGTGCGCCTCGACCGGCAGGCGCTCGCGCGCTACGGGCTCAGCGTCGCCGAGGTGCAGGGCATCGTCGAGATCGCGGTCGGCGGCAAGTCCGCCGGCAAGCTGTTCGAGGGCGACCGCCGCTTCGAGATCGTGGTCCGCCTGCCGGAGCATCTGCGCGGCAATCTCGAGGCGATCCGGGCCATCCCGATTCCGCTGCCGCCCGGTGAGGATGCCGGCTCCGGCACCGCCGTTCGAACCGCGCTGACCGCCTCTCCGCTCACGCAGATGCGCTATGTGCCGCTGTCGTCGGTTGCAACCGTCGACGCGACGCCCGGGCCCAATCAGATCAGCCGGGAGAACGGCAAGCGGCGCATCGTCGTCACCGCCAATGTCCGCGCCCGCGACCTGGGCTCCTTCGTTGCCGAGGCCGAGACGGCGGTGGCGGAGAAGGTCAAGCTGCCGCCGGGTTACTGGATCGGCTGGGGCGGACAGTTCGAGCAGCTGGTCTCCGCGACCAAGCGGCTGACGATCGTGGTGCCGGTGGCGCTGCTGCTCGTTTTCCTGCTGCTGTTCATGGGGATGGGATCGGCAGCGGACGCGGCGCTGGTGTTCTCAGGCGTGCCGCTGGCGCTCACCGGCGGCGTTGCGGCGCTGCTGCTGCGCGACATTCCCTTGTCGATCAGCGCCGGCGTCGGCTTCATCGCGCTGTCGGGCGTCGCCGTGCTCAACGGCCTCGTCATCATCGCCTTCATCGAGCGGCTGCGCAGCGAAGGGTACTCCGTCGTGGATGCCGTGCGCGAGGGCGCGCTGACGCGACTGCGGCCGGTGCTGATGACGGCTCTCGTCGCCTCGCTCGGCTTCGTGCCGATGGCGCTCGCCACCGGCGCCGGCGCCGAGGTGCAGCGGCCGCTTGCGACCGTGGTGATCGGCGGCATCATCTCCTCGACCATGCTGACGCTTCTGGTGCTGCCGGCGCTCTACGTGCTGTTCCGCCGTGACGTCGCAAGCGAGACGCCTACAATGGCGCCCGATTTGGCAGCTTCCGGGGAGCGCTAG
- a CDS encoding caspase family protein, translating into MGAVRIFVVLLGAFYFGCGSAYAERRVALVIGNSAYKGVPRLTNPVNDASLVGGMFRKAGFDTVDVKLDLSVVDMRKALREFGSKAREADVAVIYYAGHGIELDGNNYLIPTDAALETDTDVFDEAFPLDRVLFAIEPARQLRLVILDACRDNPFAKTMKRTVAARAIGRGLAKVEPTSPNTMIAFAAKAGSTASDGDSRNSPFAAALVERLPTPGLDLRKAFGFVRDDVLKNTGYKQEPYVYGSLGGDDVPLVAAKPVVAGPQANPDSEIRRDYELALQLGTRDGWTAFLNRFPSGFYADLAKGQMNKIAAEEIRAATADKARQAEEEKARLAAERANKAEQEKAAAASKAAEEKRLAAEKAKQIEEAKAAAAEQRRKDAEAAAAKALAEKQAAEKALADKLANDKAAAETTAKQAAEKQTSADAEQKVAAIGPSSTAPAMPLQETTKLVQSELRRVGCLTASADGDWNAASQRSLTLFNKYAGTKFDAKLASFEALDAIKVKPGRVCPLVCDRGFKADGDTCVKITCRAGYRVNDDNECEKVQDKKPIAKREDAPARDTERKKTEAAPSKPQSSGQIVCGHAGCRPVRPGCRLELNSPAVFAKGNMGGYTNVEVCN; encoded by the coding sequence ATGGGCGCTGTTCGGATTTTTGTAGTTCTTTTGGGCGCATTCTACTTCGGCTGCGGATCGGCCTATGCGGAGCGGCGCGTTGCTCTCGTCATCGGCAATTCGGCCTACAAGGGCGTGCCCCGGCTGACCAATCCGGTGAACGACGCTTCGCTGGTCGGCGGCATGTTCAGGAAAGCCGGCTTCGACACCGTGGACGTCAAGCTGGACCTGAGCGTCGTCGACATGCGCAAGGCGCTGCGCGAGTTCGGCAGCAAGGCGCGCGAAGCCGACGTCGCCGTTATTTATTATGCCGGCCACGGCATCGAGCTGGACGGCAACAACTACCTCATCCCAACCGACGCAGCGCTGGAAACCGACACCGACGTGTTCGACGAGGCTTTCCCGCTCGACCGGGTCTTGTTCGCCATCGAGCCGGCCAGGCAGCTTCGCCTCGTCATTCTCGATGCCTGCCGCGACAACCCGTTCGCCAAGACGATGAAGCGGACGGTGGCCGCGCGTGCCATCGGCCGCGGCCTTGCCAAGGTCGAGCCGACCAGCCCGAACACCATGATCGCCTTTGCGGCCAAGGCCGGCTCCACCGCCTCGGACGGCGACTCCAGGAACAGCCCGTTCGCCGCCGCTCTGGTCGAACGCCTGCCCACGCCAGGCCTCGACCTGCGCAAGGCGTTCGGCTTCGTCCGTGACGACGTTCTCAAGAACACCGGTTACAAGCAGGAGCCCTATGTCTACGGCTCGCTCGGCGGCGACGACGTGCCGCTGGTCGCCGCCAAGCCGGTTGTCGCCGGTCCCCAGGCAAACCCTGACAGCGAGATCCGACGCGACTATGAACTGGCGCTCCAGCTCGGCACGCGTGACGGATGGACGGCGTTCCTCAACCGCTTTCCGAGCGGCTTCTATGCCGATCTCGCGAAAGGCCAGATGAACAAGATCGCCGCCGAAGAGATCCGCGCGGCCACTGCAGACAAGGCCCGGCAGGCGGAAGAGGAGAAGGCCCGGCTCGCTGCCGAGCGCGCCAACAAGGCCGAGCAGGAGAAGGCGGCAGCCGCGTCCAAAGCTGCCGAGGAGAAGCGTCTGGCGGCCGAGAAGGCCAAGCAGATCGAGGAAGCCAAGGCGGCCGCAGCCGAGCAGCGGCGCAAAGACGCCGAGGCAGCCGCAGCAAAGGCGCTGGCCGAAAAGCAGGCCGCCGAGAAGGCGCTCGCCGACAAGCTGGCGAACGACAAGGCAGCTGCCGAAACGACCGCCAAGCAGGCCGCCGAGAAACAGACCTCTGCCGACGCTGAGCAGAAGGTCGCGGCGATAGGCCCCTCTTCAACCGCGCCGGCGATGCCGCTGCAGGAAACGACGAAGCTGGTTCAGTCTGAGCTGCGCCGCGTCGGCTGCCTGACTGCCTCAGCAGACGGCGACTGGAACGCTGCATCACAACGTTCGCTGACGCTGTTCAACAAATACGCTGGCACCAAATTCGACGCCAAGCTCGCCAGCTTCGAAGCGCTGGACGCGATCAAGGTCAAGCCGGGCCGCGTCTGTCCGCTGGTCTGCGACCGCGGATTCAAGGCCGATGGCGACACCTGCGTGAAGATCACCTGCCGCGCCGGCTACCGCGTCAATGACGACAATGAATGCGAGAAGGTGCAGGACAAGAAACCCATCGCCAAGCGCGAGGACGCGCCTGCGCGAGATACGGAACGTAAGAAAACTGAAGCTGCTCCGTCCAAACCGCAATCGAGTGGGCAAATCGTGTGCGGACATGCCGGCTGCCGCCCGGTCCGGCCCGGCTGCCGTCTCGAATTGAACTCGCCGGCGGTCTTTGCGAAGGGAAACATGGGGGGATACACAAACGTTGAAGTCTGCAACTGA
- the ihpB gene encoding divalent metal ion exporter adaptor subunit IhpB, translating into MKTSTTIVVAIVAAALGAYGYSLLAPDKVAHTEHAEHSEHKKPNDRVEQDEHGADRIRISDVKLAAAGVVLAEAASATLTDTLAFNGILRANQEAVVQVTPRFPGIAKSILKRIGDRVGKDDLLAAIESNQSLTVYELKAPFAGTIIERQISLGEYASEQKPAFVIADLSTIWVDLSIYRQDLRRVRLNDEVLIDPDDGRGEIKGKISYMAPIGSSETQTALARVVLPNPDGRLRPGLFVTARLILAARDVAVAVRRSAIQTLENRTIVFVREEGDKIEARPVELGDSDPRFVEIKAGLAAGEHYVAENSFVVKAEMGKGEAEHD; encoded by the coding sequence ATGAAGACGTCCACCACCATCGTCGTGGCCATCGTTGCCGCCGCGCTCGGCGCTTACGGCTATTCCCTGCTCGCTCCTGACAAGGTCGCGCACACCGAGCATGCCGAGCATTCCGAACACAAGAAGCCGAACGATCGCGTCGAGCAGGACGAGCACGGCGCCGACCGCATCCGCATCTCCGACGTCAAGCTGGCCGCGGCAGGCGTGGTCCTGGCCGAGGCCGCAAGCGCGACACTGACCGACACGCTCGCCTTCAACGGCATCCTGCGCGCCAACCAGGAAGCGGTGGTGCAGGTGACGCCGCGCTTTCCGGGTATCGCGAAATCGATCCTGAAGCGCATCGGCGACAGGGTCGGCAAGGACGATCTGCTCGCCGCGATCGAAAGCAATCAGAGCCTCACCGTCTACGAGCTCAAGGCGCCGTTCGCCGGCACCATCATCGAGCGCCAGATCTCGCTCGGCGAATACGCCTCCGAACAGAAGCCGGCTTTCGTCATCGCCGATCTCTCCACCATCTGGGTCGATCTGTCGATCTACCGGCAGGACTTGAGGCGCGTCCGCCTCAACGACGAGGTGCTGATCGATCCCGACGACGGCCGCGGCGAGATCAAGGGCAAGATCTCCTACATGGCGCCGATCGGCTCGAGCGAGACCCAGACCGCGTTGGCGCGCGTCGTGCTGCCGAATCCGGACGGACGCCTGCGCCCCGGCCTGTTCGTCACCGCGCGGCTGATCCTTGCCGCGCGCGACGTCGCGGTCGCCGTGCGCCGAAGCGCGATCCAGACGCTGGAGAACAGGACCATCGTGTTCGTCCGCGAGGAGGGCGACAAGATCGAGGCGCGCCCCGTGGAGCTTGGGGATTCCGATCCGAGGTTCGTCGAGATCAAGGCCGGCCTTGCGGCCGGCGAGCACTATGTCGCGGAGAACAGCTTCGTCGTGAAGGCGGAGATGGGCAAGGGCGAGGCCGAGCATGATTGA
- the ihpA gene encoding divalent metal ion exporter subunit IhpA — MFRRGMAARLACAAACLIVGSALAPSHAQTLTMRSALSRALAASPRLTAAERDVGIATGQRIQAGALLNPELTYEQDDSFGSGRYRGTRSAETTLQISQAFELFGKREARIAAGQAGIEVAAIQRKAVRLEVLSETAIAFLSVLGAQRRIQILDEQIAAIDRLTPLLRRRVEAGASSPAETGRAEVASALVKADRERLKATLASARRELAVLMGDPATKFGEVSGRLDTTGRPPTFQSVVAAIDANPQLVRWTAVYAQRNAELLLARLRPYPDVRIAAGWRHYNETNDDAARLTVSVPIPVFDQNQGNILSAQESLSKTKAEREANRNALIVIAGRAYDSLQGSLRELAVLRETAIPKAVEASDAISQGYGQGRFTLLEVLDAQASVSQARLREQEALQNFHAGVAIIEGLVGNPFALARESAR; from the coding sequence ATGTTTCGCAGGGGAATGGCTGCGCGCCTCGCGTGCGCGGCGGCGTGCTTGATTGTCGGATCGGCGCTTGCACCGTCTCACGCTCAGACTTTGACGATGCGCAGCGCCTTGTCGCGTGCCCTGGCCGCGAGCCCGCGGCTGACGGCGGCGGAGCGCGACGTCGGCATCGCCACGGGCCAGCGCATCCAGGCCGGCGCTCTGCTCAATCCGGAACTCACCTATGAGCAAGATGACTCGTTCGGCTCCGGCAGATATCGCGGGACGCGATCGGCCGAGACCACGCTGCAGATCAGCCAGGCCTTCGAGCTGTTCGGCAAGCGCGAGGCACGGATCGCGGCCGGACAGGCCGGCATCGAGGTCGCCGCGATCCAGCGCAAGGCCGTCAGGCTGGAGGTGCTGTCGGAGACCGCGATCGCCTTCCTCAGCGTGCTCGGCGCGCAGCGGCGCATCCAGATCCTCGACGAACAGATCGCCGCGATCGACCGCCTGACCCCTCTATTGCGACGCCGTGTCGAGGCCGGGGCCTCCTCGCCGGCGGAGACCGGCCGCGCCGAGGTCGCCTCCGCCCTGGTCAAGGCCGACCGCGAGCGGCTCAAGGCGACATTGGCGAGCGCCCGGCGCGAGCTTGCGGTGCTGATGGGCGATCCCGCGACCAAGTTCGGCGAGGTCTCGGGCCGGCTCGACACCACCGGGCGGCCGCCGACGTTCCAGTCGGTCGTCGCCGCCATCGATGCCAATCCGCAATTGGTGCGCTGGACCGCGGTGTATGCGCAGCGCAATGCCGAGCTGCTGCTGGCGCGGCTCAGGCCTTATCCCGACGTGCGGATCGCGGCCGGCTGGCGCCATTACAACGAAACCAACGACGATGCGGCGCGCCTGACCGTCTCTGTGCCGATTCCCGTGTTCGACCAGAACCAGGGCAACATCCTCTCGGCCCAGGAGAGCCTCTCCAAGACCAAGGCCGAGCGCGAGGCCAACCGCAACGCGCTGATCGTGATCGCCGGCCGGGCCTATGACTCGCTCCAGGGCTCGCTGCGCGAGCTCGCCGTGCTGCGCGAAACCGCGATACCCAAGGCCGTGGAAGCGTCCGATGCGATCTCGCAGGGCTACGGCCAGGGCCGCTTCACCCTGCTCGAAGTGCTGGACGCTCAGGCAAGCGTCAGCCAGGCGCGGCTGCGCGAGCAGGAGGCGTTGCAGAATTTCCATGCGGGCGTGGCCATCATCGAAGGCCTCGTCGGCAATCCCTTTGCTCTGGCCCGGGAGAGCGCGCGATGA